In Nocardia asteroides, a single genomic region encodes these proteins:
- a CDS encoding PLDc N-terminal domain-containing protein, producing the protein MWDSFWDFLWAGVVIFAFVAYLMILFNILVDLFWRDHKTSGAIKAVWLIGLIVLPYLTALVYLIARGRGMAERAREYAASTKQETDAYIREAAGRSPAQEIAHAKELLDAGTITTQEFEALKVKALSHA; encoded by the coding sequence ATGTGGGATTCGTTCTGGGACTTCCTGTGGGCGGGCGTGGTGATCTTCGCGTTCGTCGCCTACCTCATGATCCTGTTCAACATCCTGGTCGACCTGTTCTGGCGCGACCACAAGACCTCGGGCGCGATCAAGGCGGTCTGGCTCATCGGGCTGATCGTGCTCCCCTACCTCACCGCGCTGGTGTACCTGATCGCCCGCGGCCGGGGCATGGCCGAACGGGCCCGCGAGTACGCCGCGTCGACCAAGCAGGAAACCGATGCCTACATCCGCGAGGCCGCCGGGCGCTCCCCCGCCCAGGAGATCGCGCACGCCAAGGAACTGCTCGACGCGGGCACCATCACCACCCAGGAGTTCGAAGCCCTCAAGGTTAAGGCGCTGAGCCACGCCTGA
- a CDS encoding TetR/AcrR family transcriptional regulator, which yields MLRTPIDLPIGRRPAPADRLRPGPGHSHPAGHRQRRDPARQQHSTAHSGEPTPPAERKQLRGTALRDRLVETAAELFYEHGVHAISVDELVRRTGTAKASVYRRFPTKNDLVLAVLHRHDTNFWARWDRTAAQHSDPREELDAHLAGFQELAARAGYRGSAFVNIAAEFGHAEVRQRCLDHDRELARRLRALTARLGVADGDRLAAHLHLAIVGAFAIAGLHPAGRPAAHLGALADAILAAPGAATVPTAHLPAGAPA from the coding sequence GTGCTACGTACACCGATAGATCTCCCGATCGGGCGCCGCCCGGCACCGGCCGACCGGCTGCGGCCGGGGCCGGGCCACAGCCATCCCGCCGGCCACCGGCAGCGCCGGGATCCCGCCCGGCAGCAGCACTCCACCGCGCACAGCGGCGAGCCCACCCCGCCCGCCGAGCGCAAGCAGCTCCGCGGCACCGCATTGCGGGACAGGCTCGTCGAGACCGCGGCCGAGCTCTTCTACGAGCACGGCGTCCACGCGATCAGCGTCGACGAACTCGTCCGGCGGACGGGGACGGCCAAGGCGAGCGTGTACCGGCGCTTCCCCACCAAGAACGACCTCGTGCTCGCGGTACTGCACCGCCACGACACCAACTTCTGGGCCCGCTGGGACCGGACCGCCGCCCAGCACAGCGATCCGCGCGAAGAACTCGACGCCCACCTCGCCGGGTTCCAGGAGCTGGCGGCGCGCGCGGGCTACCGCGGGTCCGCGTTCGTCAATATCGCCGCCGAGTTCGGCCACGCCGAAGTCCGGCAGCGCTGCCTCGACCACGACCGCGAGCTCGCCCGGCGGCTGCGCGCGCTGACCGCACGCCTCGGTGTCGCCGACGGCGACCGGCTCGCCGCCCACCTCCACCTCGCGATCGTCGGCGCCTTCGCGATCGCCGGGCTACACCCCGCCGGGCGCCCGGCCGCACACCTCGGCGCCCTCGCCGACGCCATCCTGGCGGCTCCGGGAGCGGCCACCGTGCCCACCGCGCACCTGCCCGCCGGAGCCCCGGCATGA
- a CDS encoding TetR family transcriptional regulator, with translation MSPEPVTLSEFLDRAATHRVADTDATAHRILDAAVAEAGAVGLDRVRMEDVVRRSALGRTTVYRRFPSREELVRALVARETERFLAAVTAGMDSVDRPSDRVVEAFLAAVSFARAHPMLRRMGESAPGSVLDLATTPGIEFLDTGTAFIARHLHGGRPGKPGRQARWVADVFARLFLTYLALPPLDPDVRNDTELRAFARAVLTPMAESAAPADATDKRVR, from the coding sequence ATGAGCCCAGAGCCGGTCACGCTGTCGGAGTTCCTCGACCGCGCCGCCACCCACCGGGTCGCCGACACCGACGCGACCGCGCACCGCATCCTGGACGCCGCGGTCGCCGAGGCGGGTGCCGTCGGCCTGGACCGGGTCCGGATGGAAGACGTCGTGCGCCGCAGCGCGCTCGGCCGCACCACCGTCTACCGCCGCTTCCCGAGCCGGGAGGAGCTGGTGCGCGCCCTGGTCGCCCGCGAGACCGAACGCTTCCTCGCCGCCGTGACCGCGGGCATGGACAGCGTCGACCGCCCCAGCGACCGGGTGGTGGAGGCATTCCTGGCCGCGGTCTCCTTCGCCCGCGCGCACCCCATGCTGCGCCGCATGGGCGAGAGCGCACCCGGCTCCGTGCTCGACCTCGCCACCACCCCCGGCATCGAGTTCCTCGACACCGGGACCGCGTTCATCGCCCGCCACCTGCACGGCGGCCGCCCCGGCAAACCGGGACGCCAGGCCCGCTGGGTCGCCGACGTCTTCGCCCGCCTGTTCCTCACCTACCTGGCCCTGCCCCCGCTCGACCCGGACGTGCGCAACGACACCGAACTGCGCGCCTTCGCCAGAGCCGTGCTGACCCCCATGGCCGAAAGCGCCGCGCCGGCCGACGCGACCGACAAGCGCGTCCGGTAG